In Cellvibrio polysaccharolyticus, a genomic segment contains:
- the folC gene encoding bifunctional tetrahydrofolate synthase/dihydrofolate synthase: MNLTSLQAWLSWLEQSHPREIDLGLERIREVASRLDLLKPQCRVITVAGTNGKGSCVTAIAALLQAADKRVGLYTSPHLLHYNERIQVDGAPATDAEICQAFAAIRDAANEISLTYFEYGTLAALYVFRERAVDFMVLEVGLGGRLDAVNILDADIAVITSIAIDHQDWLGSDREVIGREKAGIIRNGKPVISVDPKPPLSIAAAAAEVGANLLAVNQDFSFAVDGNVWSWQGIDGTGERLQWSNWPLPHLPLPSLAAALQAVALLGEVPDNAGEVLANVRLPGRFQRLNYLGREIILDVAHNPAASAYFVSRLQQLPIAGRTFSAVGMMSDKDRGGALANMTAVVDHWFVVDLSFLERAAPVAGLTSDLEKLGQKVNGSGDFQACLSLIIDQSVPGDRIVIWGSFFTVAAALSAFHNLDQQERVQE; the protein is encoded by the coding sequence ATGAATTTGACATCTCTGCAAGCATGGTTGAGTTGGCTTGAACAATCTCACCCGCGAGAAATCGATCTGGGCCTGGAGCGCATCCGCGAGGTTGCATCCAGGCTCGATTTGTTAAAGCCGCAATGCCGCGTTATTACTGTCGCCGGCACTAATGGCAAAGGCTCTTGTGTAACGGCCATCGCTGCCTTGCTGCAGGCTGCCGACAAACGTGTCGGGCTGTATACCTCTCCCCATTTGTTGCATTACAACGAGCGTATTCAGGTTGATGGTGCTCCCGCCACAGATGCAGAAATCTGTCAGGCGTTTGCTGCCATTCGCGATGCCGCCAACGAAATCAGTCTGACGTATTTTGAATACGGCACGCTGGCGGCGCTCTATGTTTTTCGTGAGCGCGCAGTAGATTTTATGGTGCTGGAAGTCGGGTTGGGCGGCAGGCTGGATGCAGTGAATATTCTCGATGCCGATATCGCCGTCATTACCAGCATTGCTATTGATCACCAGGATTGGCTGGGTAGCGACCGGGAAGTTATCGGTCGCGAAAAAGCTGGCATTATTCGCAATGGCAAACCGGTCATTAGCGTCGACCCCAAACCTCCACTGAGTATCGCTGCCGCGGCGGCAGAGGTGGGAGCGAATTTACTGGCCGTGAATCAGGATTTTTCATTCGCAGTGGATGGAAATGTCTGGTCGTGGCAAGGCATTGATGGAACCGGTGAGCGCTTGCAATGGTCAAACTGGCCGTTGCCGCACTTGCCTTTGCCAAGCCTTGCGGCTGCCTTGCAGGCGGTCGCGTTGTTGGGTGAGGTGCCGGATAACGCCGGTGAGGTGTTGGCCAATGTTCGCCTGCCAGGTCGTTTTCAGCGCTTGAATTATCTCGGGCGTGAAATCATTCTCGATGTAGCGCACAACCCGGCAGCCAGTGCTTACTTTGTCAGCCGTTTGCAGCAGCTGCCTATCGCCGGACGGACTTTTTCAGCCGTTGGTATGATGTCCGACAAGGATCGCGGCGGTGCCCTGGCTAATATGACGGCGGTGGTAGATCACTGGTTTGTCGTGGATTTATCCTTTCTGGAGCGGGCTGCGCCGGTTGCCGGTTTGACCAGCGATCTTGAAAAGCTGGGGCAAAAGGTTAATGGCTCCGGTGATTTTCAAGCCTGTTTGTCCCTGATTATCGATCAATCGGTTCCCGGTGATCGCATTGTTATCTGGGGTTCTTTTTTTACGGTTGCGGCTGCCTTATCGGCGTTTCACAATTTGGATCAGCAGGAGAGGGTGCAAGAGTGA
- the accD gene encoding acetyl-CoA carboxylase, carboxyltransferase subunit beta has translation MSWLEKIIPSVVRSEGKPRSNKVPEGVWEKCAKCDSVLYKPELEKNLNVCPKCEHHMRIGARNRLDIFLDADGREELATDVEPVDRLKFKDIKKYKERLTTAQKATGEKDALIAMRGNLKGMPVVVVAFEFAFHGGSMGYVVGERFARAARLALEENIPLICFSATGGARMQEALISLMQMAKTSAVIERLKMQGTPYISIMTDPVYGGVSASLALLGDINAAEPGARAGFAGPNIIEQTIRQKLPKGFQRSEFLLEHGAIDLIIHRRDMRDKVAGLLAKFTRRAEV, from the coding sequence ATGAGCTGGTTGGAAAAAATTATTCCGAGTGTTGTGCGTTCCGAAGGCAAACCTCGTAGCAACAAAGTGCCCGAGGGTGTTTGGGAGAAATGTGCAAAATGTGATTCTGTTTTGTACAAGCCGGAGCTGGAAAAAAATCTGAATGTGTGCCCGAAGTGTGAGCATCACATGCGCATCGGCGCGCGTAATCGTCTCGATATTTTTCTGGATGCCGATGGCCGTGAAGAGTTGGCCACCGATGTTGAGCCGGTTGATCGTCTGAAATTCAAAGACATCAAAAAGTACAAAGAGCGTTTGACCACCGCACAAAAAGCCACTGGCGAAAAAGATGCCCTGATCGCTATGCGCGGCAACCTGAAAGGCATGCCGGTTGTGGTGGTCGCGTTTGAATTTGCATTCCATGGCGGTTCCATGGGTTATGTGGTGGGTGAGCGTTTTGCTCGTGCCGCCCGTTTGGCGCTCGAAGAAAATATTCCGTTGATCTGTTTTTCTGCCACGGGCGGCGCCCGTATGCAGGAAGCATTGATCTCGTTGATGCAAATGGCTAAAACCAGTGCGGTGATTGAACGTCTGAAAATGCAGGGCACGCCTTACATTTCTATCATGACCGACCCGGTTTACGGTGGTGTATCTGCCAGTCTGGCATTGTTGGGTGATATCAACGCGGCAGAACCTGGCGCCCGCGCCGGCTTCGCAGGCCCCAATATTATCGAACAAACCATTCGCCAGAAATTACCGAAAGGTTTTCAGCGCAGTGAATTTTTGCTCGAACACGGCGCCATTGATTTGATTATTCACCGCCGTGATATGCGCGATAAAGTTGCCGGTTTGCTGGCAAAGTTTACTCGTCGCGCCGAGGTCTGA
- the trpA gene encoding tryptophan synthase subunit alpha encodes MSRISQQLGRAKAAGKKTLVAYIVNGDPVPDVTLTVMHKLVEKGVDIIELGVPFSDPMAEGPVIQKAHERALASNVSLTDTLNVVQEFRKTNADTPVVLMGYANPVERFGYEAFAKAASAAGVDGLLTVDLPFEEVGDLRAQLDAHGLDNIFLLAPTTRAERARQIAAQASGFLYYVSLKGVTGAGHLDVEEVKNRLAEFGSMSNLPVCVGFGIKDAATAKAVAALADGVVIGSVLVNKIGELQGETAEVIADATGAIVADIRAALDSL; translated from the coding sequence ATGAGTCGAATTTCCCAGCAGCTCGGTCGCGCCAAGGCGGCGGGCAAAAAAACTCTGGTGGCTTACATTGTGAATGGTGACCCGGTACCGGATGTCACTCTCACGGTAATGCATAAGCTGGTTGAGAAAGGTGTTGATATTATTGAATTGGGCGTGCCTTTTTCTGACCCCATGGCAGAAGGCCCGGTGATTCAAAAAGCCCACGAGCGTGCGCTTGCCAGCAACGTCAGCCTTACCGATACCCTGAATGTTGTTCAGGAATTTCGTAAAACCAATGCCGACACGCCGGTTGTATTAATGGGTTATGCCAACCCGGTTGAGCGTTTTGGTTATGAAGCGTTTGCCAAAGCGGCGAGTGCGGCCGGTGTCGATGGTTTGTTAACCGTTGACCTGCCGTTTGAAGAAGTGGGTGATTTGCGTGCTCAACTCGACGCTCACGGTCTTGATAATATTTTTCTGCTGGCGCCGACCACCCGTGCGGAGCGCGCTCGTCAAATCGCTGCGCAAGCCAGTGGATTTTTATATTACGTATCCTTGAAAGGCGTGACCGGCGCCGGACACCTGGATGTAGAAGAAGTTAAAAACCGCCTGGCAGAATTTGGCTCCATGTCAAATTTGCCGGTTTGTGTCGGCTTCGGTATTAAAGATGCCGCTACTGCCAAAGCGGTTGCCGCACTCGCCGATGGCGTGGTGATTGGCAGTGTGCTGGTTAATAAAATTGGTGAGCTTCAAGGTGAGACAGCAGAGGTGATTGCCGATGCGACCGGTGCCATCGTCGCTGATATTCGCGCAGCTCTTGATAGCCTCTGA
- the trpB gene encoding tryptophan synthase subunit beta, which yields MNDSKTSTVDYSSFPDAKGHFGPYGGRFVSETLIHALDELETIYNNLKDDPSFQAEFDKDLAHYVGRPSPLYFAERWSRELGGAQIFLKREDLNHTGAHKVNNTIGQALLAKFTGKSRVIAETGAGQHGVATATVAARLGLKCRVYMGSEDIKRQALNVYRMKLLGAEVFSVTSGSRTLKDAMNEAMRDWATNVDDTFYIIGTAAGPHPYPQLVRDFQSIIGREARQQCLDQTGKLPDALVACVGGGSNAIGLFHPMLGDESVKMYGVEAGGLGVESGSHATRFYQGVPGVLHGNRTYLMQDTNGQIIETHSVSAGLDYPGVGPQHSWLHDIGRVNYVSITDQEALTSFRELTLIEGIMPALESSHAMAYVKKLAPTMSKDQIIIANLSGRGDKDIHTVAAIDGITI from the coding sequence GTGAATGATTCCAAAACCAGCACTGTTGACTACAGCAGCTTCCCGGACGCGAAAGGGCATTTTGGTCCTTACGGCGGCCGTTTCGTTTCAGAAACCCTGATTCATGCACTCGATGAATTGGAAACCATTTACAACAACCTGAAAGATGATCCGTCTTTCCAGGCTGAGTTTGACAAGGACCTGGCGCACTACGTTGGCCGTCCTTCGCCCCTGTATTTTGCCGAGCGCTGGAGCCGTGAACTGGGTGGCGCCCAAATTTTCCTGAAGCGTGAAGATCTCAACCACACGGGCGCGCACAAGGTAAACAACACCATTGGTCAGGCACTGTTGGCCAAATTTACCGGTAAAAGCCGCGTTATCGCCGAAACCGGTGCCGGCCAGCACGGCGTAGCCACGGCTACCGTAGCGGCCCGTTTGGGCTTGAAGTGCCGCGTGTACATGGGCTCTGAAGACATCAAACGCCAGGCGTTGAATGTTTACCGGATGAAATTGCTGGGTGCCGAGGTATTTTCCGTAACCTCCGGTTCCCGCACCTTGAAAGACGCGATGAACGAAGCCATGCGCGATTGGGCGACCAACGTGGATGACACTTTCTATATCATTGGCACCGCCGCCGGCCCGCATCCTTATCCGCAGCTGGTGCGTGACTTCCAATCGATTATCGGCCGTGAAGCCCGTCAGCAGTGTCTGGATCAAACCGGCAAGTTGCCGGATGCTCTGGTCGCTTGTGTGGGTGGTGGTTCCAACGCTATCGGCTTGTTCCACCCGATGCTGGGTGATGAATCCGTGAAAATGTACGGTGTGGAAGCGGGTGGTCTGGGTGTTGAAAGCGGCAGTCATGCGACCCGTTTTTATCAGGGCGTTCCCGGTGTGCTGCACGGCAACCGCACTTACCTGATGCAAGACACCAACGGCCAGATTATCGAGACACACTCGGTATCTGCCGGTCTGGATTACCCGGGTGTAGGTCCGCAACATTCCTGGTTGCATGACATTGGTCGGGTGAATTACGTATCCATTACCGATCAGGAAGCGCTGACCTCATTCCGCGAGCTCACCCTGATTGAAGGCATTATGCCGGCGCTGGAATCCAGTCATGCCATGGCCTATGTGAAAAAACTTGCGCCGACCATGAGTAAAGACCAGATCATTATTGCCAACTTGTCCGGCCGCGGCGATAAAGACATTCACACCGTAGCTGCCATTGACGGTATTACTATTTAA
- a CDS encoding phosphoribosylanthranilate isomerase, with product MRTKICGITSVEDAIAVVEAGADAIGLVFYPPSSRFVQAEQAAAIARAAGPFVTVTGLFVDASADTINALLRQVPLHLLQFHGDEPAEFCESFGRPYIKALRMRPDMDVAAEIARYPSALGILLDAWRPGVPGGTGEVFDWHRVPSQAEKPLILAGGLTPDNVAEAVKTPGLYAVDVSGGVEQSPGKKDFRKVNAFIHNAKSGPNSGDTDRE from the coding sequence ATCCGAACCAAAATTTGCGGTATTACCTCGGTTGAGGACGCAATAGCTGTTGTTGAGGCTGGCGCGGATGCTATCGGGCTGGTGTTTTATCCGCCCAGCTCCCGCTTTGTGCAAGCAGAGCAAGCCGCGGCCATCGCCCGTGCGGCGGGGCCCTTTGTGACGGTTACCGGCCTGTTTGTAGACGCCAGTGCCGATACTATTAACGCGCTGTTGCGCCAGGTGCCGCTGCATTTATTACAATTTCATGGTGACGAGCCTGCGGAATTTTGTGAATCCTTTGGCCGCCCTTATATCAAAGCCTTGCGGATGCGCCCCGATATGGATGTGGCGGCAGAAATAGCCCGCTACCCGTCGGCACTGGGAATTTTGCTGGACGCCTGGCGCCCTGGCGTTCCTGGCGGTACCGGTGAGGTATTTGATTGGCATCGTGTGCCTTCGCAAGCCGAAAAACCTTTAATTCTGGCCGGTGGGCTAACCCCGGACAATGTTGCCGAAGCGGTTAAAACGCCAGGGCTCTACGCGGTAGACGTTAGCGGCGGCGTAGAACAAAGCCCTGGCAAAAAAGACTTCCGAAAAGTAAACGCATTTATCCATAACGCCAAATCCGGCCCCAATTCAGGTGATACAGACCGTGAATGA
- the truA gene encoding tRNA pseudouridine(38-40) synthase TruA: protein MSQDYIPTSKAYARNGEVVADTLWPEGMRRIALGVEYNGTGFRGFQWQPHDPKTVQGVLQKALSAVACEPITLVCAGRTDSGVHGTGQVVHFDTLAQRPEKAWRLGARAHLPYGVSISWAKEVSPQFHARFSAQARAYRYLLSDRPASHGLLHDQVSWFDRPLNLEWMREGAAHLVGEHDFSSFRAAQCQARNPVRRIHHLHLVRRGHLIILEVRANAFLHHMVRNIVGVLSAVGHGDIPPGKVAEILAARDRKAAGVTAKPNGLYLVKVDYPAMFALPELSPGPLFIDEPVGELTGR, encoded by the coding sequence ATGTCACAAGACTATATTCCAACCAGTAAAGCCTACGCTCGCAACGGGGAAGTGGTTGCTGATACTTTGTGGCCGGAAGGCATGCGCCGCATCGCATTGGGTGTTGAGTATAACGGCACCGGGTTTCGCGGCTTTCAATGGCAGCCTCACGATCCGAAAACCGTGCAGGGTGTTCTGCAAAAAGCACTCTCAGCGGTGGCCTGTGAGCCGATAACCCTGGTATGCGCAGGTCGTACCGACTCCGGTGTGCATGGCACCGGGCAAGTGGTGCATTTCGATACGCTGGCTCAGCGCCCGGAAAAAGCCTGGCGATTGGGGGCGAGGGCGCATTTGCCTTACGGTGTCAGTATTTCCTGGGCAAAAGAGGTTTCGCCGCAATTTCATGCCCGTTTCAGCGCGCAAGCCCGGGCTTATCGCTATTTGCTCAGTGACCGGCCGGCATCGCACGGTTTGCTGCACGATCAGGTCAGCTGGTTTGACCGTCCACTCAATCTTGAATGGATGCGCGAAGGGGCTGCTCATCTGGTAGGTGAGCATGATTTCAGCTCTTTTCGGGCGGCGCAATGTCAGGCGCGCAACCCGGTGCGCCGCATTCATCATCTGCATCTGGTGCGGCGCGGACATTTGATTATTCTTGAAGTGCGCGCCAATGCCTTTCTGCATCATATGGTTCGCAATATTGTTGGCGTGTTGTCAGCGGTAGGGCACGGCGACATTCCGCCAGGCAAAGTGGCAGAAATTCTTGCCGCCCGCGACCGCAAAGCGGCGGGGGTGACGGCAAAGCCGAATGGGCTTTACCTGGTGAAAGTGGATTATCCGGCTATGTTTGCCTTGCCGGAACTGTCTCCCGGTCCGCTATTTATAGATGAACCTGTCGGGGAGTTGACGGGTCGATAA
- a CDS encoding FimV/HubP family polar landmark protein codes for MHLRKLILAGGFACSLLSNPALALGLGEAQLNSKLNEPLKAEIKLLDTRGLSADQVLIALAAPADFERNGVERLYFYSEFEFEVLLDNPGGAIVKVSSRGPVREPFINFLVEARWPTGRLLREYTLLMDLPVFSETSASRSVVAATTQSSVAPASTARPADTVQPAAPAPVSRPVVEPTPQPAARRATAASSASGDNYRVDRNDTLWQIALEVRPDSSHSVHQTMLAIQRLNPDAFINGNINRLRSGQVLRVPSSDDIRSLSRGEAVNEVARQNQSWGDNTLGAPLSAARRDSAPASNNTGVTGSVRLATPGSGDSSVGQGSGDNTGRGRALEGELASSLEELDKAAAENQELTSRVRDLEEQIKTMERLVEVSNSQLRALQLGGAADGAEADQTTAAAATDDSALADDTATAPDVAAVAPAVSASSAAASSSQRAVVTTTPPQKSLLDSLFDYIHWIGAGLLALILLLLLLWKRRQDQQAQEPEVVDDSSIFVLPADTSSEINDEQAAEEALAADADALDVPDSGFEAETNDVVSEADIYIAYGKFDQAEDMLLKGLERDPESTEIRLKLLEVYSQQENAEKFDLHYARLIALASPMVLARATELREQIPGVGDFDLSEVPDEADDAALTAENDTDSLFDELFIDDANDPQEKSLLADNQPLTSDDDLSFDFDAELEALSEESLTDDKDLQNAASRYDLSFDAPVAPLADSAPEENELTFDFDLDDDPLEGDKPGLAATAAPTESLSELDDFSFDFDDLKEEEGTPALTDNALTDKDEDELFSEADLTLLDDAGPELDADKPVVAELSTEDALDDFSPDAEFDANAFDLEALDREINELEKEAGGSLSLTVNEADASLFDDADEEITLDAPAPQPEIVDEDDDELSLADEDLEALFKEMTPVADAPEEEEALFALDDELTEKSSLDDFNFEELEALSSSEPAVGSDDDFSFDELASEIESDSTYKPDAPLELDEPSPAFAETLAPASVDLSDDDLDAELDFLADADEVATKLDLARAYIDMGDPEGARDILAEVAQEGNEQQQAEASQLLDSIG; via the coding sequence ATGCATCTTCGTAAATTGATTTTGGCGGGTGGCTTCGCCTGTTCGCTGCTCTCCAATCCGGCTCTCGCGCTGGGGTTGGGTGAAGCGCAGCTGAACTCCAAACTGAACGAACCTCTCAAGGCCGAAATCAAGTTGCTGGACACTCGAGGTCTCAGTGCTGATCAGGTATTAATCGCCCTTGCTGCACCAGCCGATTTTGAGCGCAATGGCGTAGAGCGTCTGTATTTTTACAGCGAATTTGAATTCGAGGTGCTGCTGGACAATCCCGGTGGCGCTATCGTCAAGGTGAGCAGCCGTGGTCCGGTGCGCGAACCCTTCATCAACTTCCTGGTAGAAGCGCGCTGGCCAACCGGTCGTTTGCTGCGTGAATATACCTTGTTAATGGATTTGCCGGTCTTCTCGGAAACCTCCGCCAGCCGCTCCGTTGTTGCTGCTACTACGCAATCGTCGGTTGCGCCGGCGTCTACCGCTCGCCCGGCGGATACAGTTCAGCCGGCAGCACCTGCACCCGTGTCGCGCCCGGTAGTGGAGCCCACGCCTCAACCGGCTGCCCGTCGTGCCACCGCCGCATCGTCGGCATCGGGTGACAACTATCGCGTTGACCGCAATGACACCTTGTGGCAAATCGCCCTCGAAGTGCGGCCCGATTCCAGTCATTCCGTACATCAAACCATGTTGGCCATTCAGCGACTTAATCCTGATGCTTTCATTAATGGCAACATCAACCGCTTGCGCAGTGGACAGGTGTTACGTGTTCCTTCATCGGATGATATTCGTTCACTGTCGCGTGGCGAAGCCGTTAACGAAGTCGCTCGTCAGAATCAATCCTGGGGCGATAACACCCTGGGTGCGCCGCTCAGTGCTGCGCGCCGTGATAGCGCACCGGCCAGTAATAATACCGGTGTAACGGGCAGCGTTCGCCTGGCAACTCCCGGCAGTGGTGACAGTTCAGTAGGTCAGGGCAGTGGTGATAACACTGGCCGTGGCCGCGCGCTTGAAGGCGAATTGGCTTCTTCTTTGGAAGAGCTGGACAAAGCTGCCGCCGAAAATCAGGAGCTGACCTCCCGCGTTCGCGATCTTGAAGAACAAATTAAAACCATGGAGCGCCTGGTTGAAGTGAGCAACAGTCAGTTGCGCGCTTTGCAATTGGGTGGCGCAGCAGACGGTGCCGAGGCGGATCAAACTACTGCCGCCGCAGCCACTGATGACTCTGCGCTGGCGGATGACACTGCCACTGCGCCGGATGTTGCCGCCGTAGCGCCTGCTGTGTCGGCTTCTTCAGCGGCAGCGTCGAGCAGTCAGCGTGCGGTAGTAACCACCACACCACCGCAAAAGAGTTTGCTGGACAGCTTGTTTGATTACATCCATTGGATCGGTGCCGGTTTGTTGGCATTGATTCTTTTGTTGCTGCTGTTGTGGAAGCGCCGTCAGGATCAACAGGCGCAAGAGCCTGAAGTTGTCGATGACAGTTCTATCTTCGTGTTGCCCGCCGATACGTCATCAGAAATTAATGATGAACAAGCGGCAGAAGAAGCTCTGGCTGCAGATGCCGACGCGTTGGACGTGCCGGATAGCGGTTTTGAAGCAGAAACCAATGATGTGGTCAGCGAAGCGGATATTTATATCGCTTACGGCAAGTTCGATCAGGCAGAAGACATGCTGCTGAAAGGGCTTGAGCGCGATCCGGAATCAACGGAAATTCGCCTCAAGCTGCTGGAAGTTTACTCGCAGCAGGAAAATGCTGAAAAATTCGATCTGCATTACGCTCGCCTTATCGCCCTTGCCAGCCCGATGGTGCTTGCACGCGCAACCGAGCTGAGAGAGCAGATTCCGGGTGTGGGCGATTTTGATCTGTCAGAAGTGCCGGATGAAGCTGACGATGCAGCGCTAACCGCTGAAAACGATACAGATTCATTGTTCGATGAACTGTTTATTGATGATGCCAACGATCCGCAAGAAAAATCGCTGCTTGCCGACAATCAACCGCTGACCTCTGACGATGATTTGTCATTTGATTTTGATGCCGAGCTTGAAGCCTTGTCTGAAGAATCCCTGACGGATGACAAAGATCTGCAAAACGCCGCCAGCCGTTACGATTTATCGTTCGATGCGCCGGTCGCTCCGTTGGCAGATTCTGCACCGGAAGAAAATGAACTGACATTTGATTTTGATCTTGATGATGACCCGCTGGAAGGTGACAAACCGGGCCTTGCAGCAACAGCAGCGCCGACTGAAAGCCTGTCAGAGCTGGATGATTTCTCGTTTGACTTTGACGACCTTAAAGAAGAGGAAGGCACCCCGGCACTGACGGATAATGCTCTGACAGATAAAGATGAAGACGAGCTGTTCTCCGAAGCTGACCTGACGCTGCTTGACGATGCTGGTCCGGAGTTGGATGCCGACAAACCGGTTGTTGCCGAGCTGTCGACAGAAGATGCTCTGGATGATTTCAGCCCTGATGCAGAGTTTGATGCAAATGCCTTTGATCTCGAAGCGCTGGATCGTGAGATTAATGAGCTGGAAAAAGAAGCGGGCGGGTCTTTGTCTCTGACCGTTAACGAAGCCGATGCATCGCTGTTTGATGATGCCGACGAAGAAATCACGCTCGACGCCCCGGCGCCACAGCCGGAAATTGTTGATGAAGACGATGATGAATTGTCGCTGGCAGATGAAGATCTGGAAGCGCTTTTCAAGGAAATGACGCCGGTTGCTGATGCGCCGGAAGAGGAAGAAGCGCTGTTTGCACTGGATGATGAGCTGACTGAAAAATCTTCTTTGGATGATTTTAATTTCGAAGAACTCGAAGCGCTCAGTTCCTCGGAGCCGGCAGTTGGCAGTGACGATGATTTTTCTTTCGACGAGCTGGCTTCTGAAATCGAGTCGGATTCTACTTATAAGCCGGATGCTCCCTTGGAGCTGGATGAGCCATCGCCCGCATTTGCCGAAACCCTGGCTCCGGCCAGTGTAGACCTGTCGGATGACGATCTCGATGCCGAGCTGGATTTCCTGGCCGACGCCGATGAGGTTGCTACCAAGCTGGATCTGGCGCGCGCTTATATTGATATGGGGGATCCGGAAGGTGCCCGTGATATCCTTGCCGAAGTTGCTCAGGAAGGTAATGAGCAGCAGCAGGCAGAGGCGTCGCAATTGCTGGATAGCATCGGCTAA
- the asd gene encoding aspartate-semialdehyde dehydrogenase — MKTGFVGWRGMVGSVLMDRMRAENDFADIEPVFFTTSNVGGAAPAVASGLPPLKDAYSIDDLKQLDVIVTCQGGDYTNEVFPKLRAAGWNGYWIDAASSLRMDKDAIIVLDPVNNDVIKNGIANGVKNYIGGNCTVSLMLMGLGALFREGLVDWVTSMTYQAASGAGAQNMRELISQMGTLHKSVAEQLADPKSAILEIDRIIAETMRGDELPKANFGHPLAGSLLPYIDKQWETGQSKEEWKGQAETNKILGRSGNPIPVDGLCVRIGAMRCHSQALTIKLNKDVPIADIEALIANSNEWAKVVPNDRESSLRDLTPTAVTGTLSIPVGRLRKMNMGPQYISAFTVGDQLLWGAAEPLRRMLRILKEA; from the coding sequence ATGAAAACAGGTTTTGTAGGTTGGCGCGGTATGGTTGGCTCGGTGCTCATGGATCGCATGCGCGCTGAAAACGACTTTGCTGATATCGAGCCGGTTTTTTTCACCACCTCCAATGTGGGTGGTGCTGCACCGGCGGTGGCCAGTGGTTTGCCGCCGTTGAAAGATGCTTATTCCATTGACGATTTGAAACAACTGGATGTCATTGTTACCTGTCAGGGCGGTGACTACACCAATGAAGTTTTCCCGAAGCTGCGCGCAGCCGGTTGGAATGGCTACTGGATTGACGCGGCTTCCAGCCTGCGTATGGACAAAGACGCCATCATCGTGCTCGACCCGGTTAACAATGACGTGATTAAAAACGGCATCGCAAACGGTGTGAAAAACTACATCGGCGGCAACTGTACCGTAAGTTTGATGCTGATGGGCTTGGGCGCCTTGTTCCGCGAAGGTCTGGTAGATTGGGTTACCTCCATGACTTATCAGGCGGCTTCCGGTGCCGGTGCGCAAAATATGCGTGAACTGATTTCCCAAATGGGCACGCTGCACAAGTCGGTAGCTGAGCAACTGGCTGACCCGAAGTCTGCCATTCTGGAAATTGACCGTATCATTGCTGAAACCATGCGCGGTGATGAGTTGCCCAAAGCCAACTTCGGCCATCCGCTGGCTGGCAGTCTGTTGCCGTACATCGACAAGCAATGGGAAACCGGCCAGTCCAAAGAAGAGTGGAAAGGGCAGGCAGAAACCAACAAGATTCTGGGTCGCAGCGGCAATCCGATTCCGGTAGATGGTTTGTGCGTTCGCATTGGTGCGATGCGTTGCCATAGCCAGGCGCTGACCATCAAGCTGAACAAAGATGTGCCTATCGCTGACATCGAAGCGCTGATTGCCAACTCCAACGAGTGGGCCAAAGTGGTGCCGAATGACCGCGAAAGCAGCTTGCGTGACCTCACGCCGACTGCCGTAACCGGCACTTTGTCTATCCCGGTTGGTCGTCTGCGCAAGATGAACATGGGGCCGCAATACATTTCTGCGTTCACCGTGGGTGACCAGTTGTTATGGGGTGCTGCAGAGCCGCTGCGTCGTATGCTGCGTATTCTGAAAGAAGCCTGA